The genomic region ATCTTAATCTGTTAGGAACCAGGGAACCTGATACTTACGGCAGCAAAAGTTTTGAAGACTACTTTTCAGAACTTCAGTTCAAATTTAGAAACATTGAGCTTTCTTACAATCAAACCAATATTGAAGGGGAGCTTATAGATATGATCCAGAAGGGACAGGAAGATTTTGATGGCATCATTCTCAATGCTGCTGCTTATACTCATACTTCAGTAGGAATTGGTGATGCAGTCGCAGCAATTAATATTCCGGTGGTAGAGGTCCATATTTCCAACACTTTTTCCCGTGAGGATTTCAGGCACAAATCCTACATTTCACCTAATTCGAAAGGTATTATTGTTGGCTTTGGTCTGCAAAGTTATGACCTAGCCATTCAAAGTTTTCTAAAGGACGATGAATAAAGCTTATATCAACTGGAGCAGTGGAAAAGATGCTGCAATGTCTTTGTACTACGCCCGGAAGAACAGGGAGCTGCAAGTTGGAAAGCTGGTAACGAGTCTAAGTGCAGATGTTGATAGAGTTACCATGCACGGAGTGCGTAGAGAATTGCTGCTTCAACAGGCTCAATGCATCGGTATGGATTTACAAATTATAGATCTTCCTGCTAATGCGGGAATGGAAACCTATAATCAGAAGATGGCTGAGGCTACAAATCAGTTAAAATCAGAAGATTTTTCTCATGCGATTTTTGGCGATATATTCCTTGAGGATCTACGAACCTATCGTGAAGAGCAATTACAGAAAGCTAATGTTCAGGCGGTCTTTCCTTTATGGAAACTCAATACAAAGGAATTGATTCAGCAGTTTATAGATCTCAATTTTAAAGCAATCGTGGTTTGTACCAACTCCAAAGTGCTCGATGATTCTTTCTGCGGAAGACTTATCGATAAAGAGTTTGTAAATGACTTACCCGAGAATGTTGATCCCTGTGGAGAAAACGGGGAATTTCACACCTTTGTTTACGACGGACCAATTTTCGAAAAACCTGTTAAGTTTGAAGTAGGAGAGAAGGTAAAGCGATCCTATTCTTCTGCGAAAGATGAAGATAATTGTCATAGCGATACTGAAAAATCCTGGGATACAGAATTTTGTTTTTGTGATCTTCTTCCGAAGTAAAATTTCCAAATAGTATCTATTTCGCTAAGCTGAATTTAACTTCAGTAGAAGCTAGAAATATGATCATCGTGATTCTTTGTATAGTCTAGCATATATCGCATTAAAATAAAAAACCCGCCTTCATCTGAAAGCGGGTTTTAATATATAATATGTTTGCTTATTACAAGTGGATCACTTCATCGTAAGCAGCAGCTACAGCTTCCATTACCGCTTCACTCATCGTTGGGTGTGGGTGAACTGCTTTTAGTACTTCATGACCTGTAGTTTCAAGCTTTCTA from Christiangramia sp. OXR-203 harbors:
- the aroQ gene encoding type II 3-dehydroquinate dehydratase; this encodes MKLLILNGPNLNLLGTREPDTYGSKSFEDYFSELQFKFRNIELSYNQTNIEGELIDMIQKGQEDFDGIILNAAAYTHTSVGIGDAVAAINIPVVEVHISNTFSREDFRHKSYISPNSKGIIVGFGLQSYDLAIQSFLKDDE
- a CDS encoding diphthine--ammonia ligase; protein product: MNKAYINWSSGKDAAMSLYYARKNRELQVGKLVTSLSADVDRVTMHGVRRELLLQQAQCIGMDLQIIDLPANAGMETYNQKMAEATNQLKSEDFSHAIFGDIFLEDLRTYREEQLQKANVQAVFPLWKLNTKELIQQFIDLNFKAIVVCTNSKVLDDSFCGRLIDKEFVNDLPENVDPCGENGEFHTFVYDGPIFEKPVKFEVGEKVKRSYSSAKDEDNCHSDTEKSWDTEFCFCDLLPK